One Mycoavidus sp. HKI genomic region harbors:
- a CDS encoding WD40 repeat domain-containing protein, whose translation MQPIAANALALLVKAGVQLNNKDFSGIRVPGADLSYGVFDHTQFQGADLRGVKFCMSWLRDANLSGAQMAGVQFGEWSYFEEESSVWSCAYSPDGKRYAVGLYNGKISVYTTLNWEKIQTLEGHTGSVFSVVYSPSGSQLASGSSDKTIRLWDGASGKSVQTLEGHTAGVNSVVYSPSGTQLASGSNDKTVRLWGAAIGRSVQTLEGHTGEIYSVVYSPSGSQLASGSWDNTVRLWDVQTGECRILIEDSGSVASLSWKEISGVDYLGIGGFDNSVRQWELKKEGVDYKAHLSWSTGHSFLTVRGALMEGVEGLSEVNQRLSKQRGAGLA comes from the coding sequence GTGCAGCCTATAGCAGCTAACGCGTTGGCATTATTAGTGAAAGCTGGCGTGCAATTGAATAACAAAGATTTCAGCGGTATACGCGTGCCTGGGGCAGATTTAAGCTATGGGGTGTTTGACCATACGCAATTTCAAGGAGCGGATTTAAGGGGAGTGAAATTTTGTATGAGCTGGCTGCGAGACGCGAATTTAAGTGGAGCGCAGATGGCTGGAGTGCAGTTTGGCGAATGGTCGTATTTCGAAGAAGAGAGCTCAGTATGGTCGTGCGCGTATTCACCGGATGGTAAAAGGTATGCGGTAGGTCTCTACAACGGTAAGATCAGTGTGTATACGACCTTGAATTGGGAGAAAATCCAGACCTTAGAAGGCCATACTGGAAGTGTTTTTAGCGTAGTGTATTCGCCAAGTGGCTCGCAGCTAGCGTCTGGGAGTAGTGACAAAACGATTCGATTATGGGACGGGGCGAGTGGCAAGTCAGTCCAGACCTTAGAAGGTCATACTGCTGGTGTTAATAGCGTAGTGTATTCGCCCAGTGGCACGCAGCTAGCGTCTGGGAGTAATGACAAGACAGTTCGCTTGTGGGGCGCGGCGATTGGCAGGTCAGTCCAGACCTTAGAAGGCCATACTGGTGAAATTTATAGCGTAGTGTATTCGCCCAGTGGCTCGCAGCTAGCGTCGGGGAGTTGGGACAATACGGTGCGTCTATGGGATGTCCAAACGGGTGAGTGCCGGATCCTCATTGAGGATAGTGGTTCAGTGGCAAGCCTCTCCTGGAAAGAGATCAGCGGAGTAGACTATTTAGGAATAGGTGGTTTTGATAATTCAGTGCGGCAATGGGAATTAAAAAAAGAGGGAGTGGACTATAAGGCGCATTTGAGCTGGAGTACGGGTCATAGTTTTCTGACGGTGAGAGGAGCGTTAATGGAAGGAGTGGAAGGGTTAAGCGAAGTGAATCAAAGGCTGTCAAAACAGAGAGGAGCTGGATTAGCGTAA
- a CDS encoding WD40 repeat domain-containing protein — translation MLTSISNSAITHYPAAQKTVKPSFLLLTLEIREAIENLLDFSSQQDLFKALTTVTRNSEPIDSPVLKLHLIKDRIQAKYQEALIHSDKSLEDFAWNEVARLCVLHQLDQAVEKSALLELLWFVNDLGLFGYIYDEIDSEIEQKLLSWVERSKTEEVQTVAANALMLLVKAGVQLKNRDFRGIRVPGADLSHGVFDDTQFQGADLRNVNWYHAQLRRVNLEGADLQGLELVESPALQMENEVKACCYSLDGHWLAVKESQYIYLYETESLQKVHTYTSHRYSDSSIAFSRDGQWLAAGDGNLWHVLGDRSLAHTYSGFGSVAFSVDGQYLAVVNYDNSVQLWHVSGDRSLARAYTGYYGHLGLHSVVFSSDGQWLAASDTRTALLWHVSGDGSPVHRYTEDWVGDPAFSVDGQYVAFGSAEGVNLWHVSDNLSLVHTYTGHNERVSSVAFSNDGQWLASADLINTVKLWYVSGSRSLACTYTGHTSRVNSIAFSSDSQWLASASDDKTVGLWHIRRSAYIVSGRELEEGTLTAEDALIENACGLSSENAALLRQRGAR, via the coding sequence ATGCTCACTTCCATCTCGAATTCTGCCATTACGCATTATCCGGCGGCACAAAAGACCGTAAAACCATCGTTTCTCCTGCTAACCCTAGAAATTCGAGAAGCAATAGAAAATCTGCTGGATTTTTCAAGCCAGCAGGATTTGTTTAAAGCGCTCACTACGGTGACTCGCAATAGCGAACCCATAGATTCGCCCGTTCTGAAGCTACACCTAATCAAAGATAGGATTCAAGCCAAATATCAAGAAGCTTTGATCCACTCAGATAAGAGCTTGGAAGATTTTGCGTGGAATGAAGTGGCAAGGTTATGTGTCTTGCATCAACTCGATCAGGCGGTAGAGAAATCTGCACTTTTGGAACTGTTATGGTTTGTCAATGACCTAGGGCTATTTGGCTATATATACGACGAAATCGATTCTGAAATAGAACAAAAGCTATTGAGTTGGGTGGAGCGCTCTAAGACAGAAGAAGTACAAACTGTGGCAGCTAATGCGCTGATGCTATTGGTGAAAGCCGGCGTGCAATTGAAGAATAGAGATTTCAGGGGAATACGCGTGCCCGGCGCAGATTTAAGTCATGGGGTGTTTGATGATACGCAATTTCAAGGTGCGGATTTAAGAAATGTAAATTGGTACCATGCTCAGCTAAGAAGAGTCAATTTAGAGGGGGCCGATCTCCAGGGATTAGAGTTGGTTGAAAGTCCCGCACTACAGATGGAAAATGAAGTGAAGGCTTGTTGTTATTCACTGGATGGGCACTGGTTGGCTGTGAAGGAGAGTCAATATATCTATCTCTATGAAACAGAGAGCTTACAGAAAGTCCATACGTATACTAGCCATAGGTATTCGGATAGTAGTATTGCGTTCTCAAGAGATGGTCAGTGGCTAGCTGCTGGTGATGGTAATCTGTGGCATGTCTTGGGCGATCGATCCCTCGCACACACGTATAGTGGATTCGGGAGTGTCGCGTTTTCAGTCGATGGCCAATATTTAGCTGTTGTAAATTATGATAATAGTGTGCAACTGTGGCATGTCTCGGGTGACCGATCTCTTGCGCGCGCCTATACTGGCTATTACGGTCATTTGGGGCTGCATAGTGTCGTGTTCTCAAGCGATGGCCAATGGTTAGCTGCTAGTGATACTCGGACGGCACTGCTGTGGCATGTCTCTGGCGATGGATCTCCCGTGCACAGATATACTGAGGATTGGGTGGGAGATCCCGCGTTTTCAGTCGATGGCCAATATGTGGCGTTTGGAAGTGCTGAGGGAGTGAATCTGTGGCATGTCTCGGATAATCTATCTCTTGTGCACACATATACTGGACATAATGAGCGTGTGAGTAGTGTCGCGTTCTCAAACGATGGTCAGTGGCTAGCATCTGCAGATTTAATTAATACAGTGAAGCTGTGGTATGTCTCGGGCAGTCGATCTCTTGCATGCACGTATACTGGGCATACATCTCGGGTGAATAGCATCGCATTCTCAAGCGATAGCCAGTGGCTAGCATCTGCAAGTGATGATAAGACGGTGGGGCTGTGGCATATTAGGCGCAGTGCGTATATTGTGAGTGGGAGAGAACTGGAGGAAGGTACGCTAACTGCAGAAGATGCATTGATCGAAAATGCCTGCGGTTTAAGCTCTGAAAACGCCGCCTTACTCAGACAGCGAGGCGCAAGATAG
- a CDS encoding IS4 family transposase, whose translation MLRKLFEQATQKMPISVMTRLLMGSIFDTEWIDALFEKHRERQYSRELLFSTVVEMMSMVTLGVCHSLHSASQTYKDKLNVSLSSLYDKINRTEPKLLQVLVRESAMRLAPVLAPLNLPVTLPGYRMRVVDGNHLPSTEKRLTALKTKTGAALPGHTLVVYDLDQSLVTDIVPCEDAYTPESTILEPLLARAQPGDVWIADRHFCLKKVLMGWQIQNACFIVREAAQYHPRLAQESELHYVGRCDTGEVYEQTISLRDEVQTWRRIDVRLDHPTSSGETRLRIWSNLPAEVGAQKIADLYRRRWRIEGMFQRLEADLKSEIRTLGHPRAALLGFATAILAYNILALLKRVIEQAHQEQQVEVSTYYMANEVRMAYYGMMSFLPPEAWNSWIRLYQGPALGRLLLQIARYVDPQRIRVRQRGPKKPKTKSYTDSVTAHKHFSSARAIREAAL comes from the coding sequence ATGCTAAGAAAACTGTTCGAGCAAGCGACGCAGAAGATGCCAATAAGCGTAATGACGCGGTTATTGATGGGGTCAATATTTGATACGGAGTGGATAGATGCTTTATTTGAAAAACACCGAGAAAGACAGTACTCGCGGGAATTATTATTTTCGACGGTAGTAGAAATGATGTCGATGGTGACGCTGGGCGTTTGTCATTCACTCCATAGCGCTTCGCAGACATATAAAGATAAATTGAATGTGTCGCTAAGCTCACTATATGACAAGATAAATCGGACTGAGCCGAAGCTATTGCAAGTATTGGTACGGGAGAGCGCTATGCGTTTGGCGCCCGTGCTTGCGCCGCTGAATTTGCCAGTTACCTTGCCAGGTTACCGGATGCGAGTGGTGGATGGTAACCACTTACCTTCGACCGAAAAGCGTTTAACAGCGCTAAAGACAAAGACAGGAGCAGCGTTACCAGGTCATACTTTAGTAGTTTACGACCTAGATCAAAGCCTGGTGACTGATATTGTACCCTGCGAAGATGCCTACACACCAGAGAGCACGATTCTTGAACCTTTGTTAGCCAGGGCTCAGCCTGGTGATGTATGGATAGCAGATCGGCACTTCTGCCTTAAGAAAGTGCTAATGGGTTGGCAGATCCAAAACGCCTGTTTCATCGTGCGTGAAGCGGCCCAATATCACCCGAGGCTGGCTCAAGAGAGTGAGCTGCATTATGTGGGTCGCTGCGACACAGGTGAGGTTTATGAGCAAACAATTAGCCTGCGCGATGAAGTCCAGACTTGGCGTCGGATTGACGTGCGTTTAGATCATCCTACTAGCTCGGGCGAAACCCGCCTTCGTATTTGGAGCAATCTGCCTGCTGAGGTGGGCGCGCAAAAAATTGCTGATCTTTACCGCCGACGCTGGCGTATTGAAGGAATGTTCCAGCGCCTGGAAGCCGATCTCAAAAGCGAAATTCGCACTTTGGGTCATCCACGCGCTGCTTTGTTGGGCTTTGCTACAGCAATATTAGCTTACAACATCCTGGCGCTACTCAAGCGAGTGATTGAGCAGGCTCATCAAGAACAACAAGTCGAGGTATCCACTTACTATATGGCCAATGAGGTGCGTATGGCCTATTACGGCATGATGAGTTTCTTGCCTCCTGAGGCTTGGAACAGCTGGATCAGACTATATCAAGGCCCGGCCTTAGGGCGGCTGTTGCTGCAGATTGCTCGCTACGTCGATCCACAACGTATTCGGGTTCGACAACGCGGCCCCAAAAAACCGAAAACTAAATCCTACACAGACTCCGTAACAGCACACAAGCATTTCTCTTCTGCTAGAGCTATTAGGGAAGCTGCTCTTTGA
- a CDS encoding glycerophosphodiester phosphodiesterase family protein — protein sequence MKRLLDWGDRVRLRLLKKCRIYFVFALTSLYLLVAYANGLVTPNVNSVALPQVVAHRGGTGDAPENTLEAIRLAVAHGADGMWLTVQLSKDGVPILYRPTDLASLTNASGPVANYTAAELARMNVGWSFKNEHGQYPYCDRPIGIPTLRDALRSLPVGMPVVLDMKALPAEPQARAVAQVLSDENAWPHVLIYSTEAAYQQAFNSYPQARLFESRDATRSRLVKILLNEGYESVPLTSVWTGFELHRKLVVAENFTLGEGISQVNGMMWTPATVACFRHQQASVKILAFAVNNALDYQTAACLGLDAVLSDSPRKMAAIKVGLSHKPLQCEATSKSSIVMR from the coding sequence ATGAAAAGATTGCTTGACTGGGGAGACAGAGTTCGCCTCAGGTTGTTGAAAAAATGTCGTATTTATTTTGTATTCGCGTTGACGAGCCTCTATTTGCTAGTGGCCTACGCGAATGGACTGGTTACACCGAACGTGAATTCTGTCGCGCTACCACAGGTTGTTGCGCATCGCGGCGGCACTGGCGATGCTCCGGAGAATACGCTTGAAGCGATCAGGCTCGCAGTTGCGCACGGCGCCGATGGAATGTGGCTCACCGTGCAGTTGAGCAAAGATGGTGTGCCGATACTATATCGCCCTACCGATCTCGCCTCGTTAACAAATGCGTCCGGCCCGGTCGCAAATTACACAGCGGCCGAATTGGCACGGATGAATGTCGGATGGAGTTTCAAGAACGAGCATGGGCAATATCCATATTGCGACCGTCCGATTGGCATTCCGACACTACGCGACGCTTTGCGCTCGCTACCAGTTGGCATGCCAGTAGTGCTCGATATGAAAGCGCTACCCGCTGAGCCACAGGCGCGTGCGGTGGCGCAGGTGCTGAGCGACGAGAACGCGTGGCCGCATGTATTAATTTATTCAACCGAGGCCGCGTATCAACAGGCTTTCAACAGCTATCCACAAGCCCGGTTATTCGAATCGCGCGATGCAACGCGCAGCCGGCTAGTAAAAATTTTACTCAATGAAGGCTACGAAAGCGTACCACTTACGTCTGTATGGACTGGTTTCGAATTGCACCGAAAGCTGGTGGTGGCGGAAAATTTCACTCTTGGCGAAGGTATCTCGCAAGTCAATGGGATGATGTGGACACCTGCGACAGTTGCCTGTTTCCGTCATCAGCAGGCGTCAGTGAAAATCCTGGCGTTTGCAGTAAATAATGCGCTCGACTACCAAACTGCAGCGTGTCTCGGCCTGGACGCAGTATTATCGGACTCGCCGCGGAAGATGGCGGCGATCAAGGTCGGTTTAAGCCATAAGCCATTACAGTGCGAGGCAACTTCAAAGAGCTCCATTGTCATGCGCTAG
- the acpP gene encoding acyl carrier protein, whose translation MSDFEKRVKTIVAEQLGVAEAEVKNEASFVNDLGADSLDTVELVMALEDEFGIEIPDEEAEKITTVQHAIDYARAHEKAAGN comes from the coding sequence ATGAGCGATTTTGAAAAGCGTGTAAAGACGATCGTTGCTGAGCAATTGGGTGTAGCAGAAGCAGAAGTTAAAAACGAAGCGAGCTTTGTAAATGATCTAGGTGCTGATTCTCTCGATACAGTCGAGCTAGTGATGGCTCTCGAAGATGAATTCGGGATTGAAATCCCCGATGAAGAAGCCGAAAAAATTACGACCGTGCAACATGCGATCGACTACGCTCGGGCCCACGAAAAGGCTGCGGGCAATTAA
- a CDS encoding aspartate kinase: MALIVHKYGGTSMGSVERIKNVALRVAKWHKAGYQIVVVPSAMSGETNRLLKLAHEISPQPDPRELDIVAATGEQVSVGLLAIALKELGFDARSYAGWQVPIKTDNTHTKARIVEIDGKRVQQDLDAGRIVMIAGFQGVDSAHNITTLGRGGTDTSAVAIAAALNADECLIYTDVDGVYTTDPRVVEGARRLERITFEEMLEMASLGSKVLQIRSVEFAGKYQVKTRVLSSLTDPLIPLEEEMHSGTLITFEEDKSMEQAFISGIAFQRDEGRIVVVGVPDTPGIAYQILGSIADANIDVDMIIQNQSVEGKTDFTFTVGRSDYARAMDILNQHIKGKVNAQQVLGDPKVSKVSVVGVGMRSHVGIASKMFRTLSEEGINIQMISTSEIKISVLIDEEYMELAVRALHKAFELEQGQSKV, translated from the coding sequence ATGGCTCTAATTGTACATAAATATGGCGGCACTTCGATGGGTTCGGTCGAGCGCATCAAAAATGTTGCGTTGCGCGTCGCCAAATGGCATAAGGCTGGCTATCAGATTGTTGTAGTCCCCTCAGCCATGTCTGGCGAAACCAATCGTTTGCTTAAGCTCGCCCATGAAATTTCTCCCCAGCCTGATCCGCGCGAATTGGATATCGTAGCCGCCACTGGAGAACAGGTGAGTGTGGGTTTACTGGCCATCGCCCTCAAAGAATTAGGGTTTGATGCGCGTAGCTACGCGGGCTGGCAGGTGCCAATTAAAACCGATAATACTCATACCAAGGCGCGGATTGTTGAGATTGACGGCAAACGCGTGCAGCAAGATCTTGACGCCGGTCGCATCGTCATGATTGCCGGTTTTCAAGGGGTGGATAGCGCGCACAATATCACCACTTTGGGGCGCGGCGGCACAGATACCTCAGCCGTAGCGATAGCGGCTGCGCTCAACGCGGATGAATGTTTAATTTATACCGATGTGGATGGCGTTTATACCACCGATCCGCGCGTGGTCGAGGGCGCGCGCCGCCTTGAGCGCATTACATTTGAAGAAATGCTAGAAATGGCAAGCCTAGGGTCGAAGGTATTGCAAATTCGCTCAGTTGAATTTGCTGGAAAATATCAGGTTAAAACACGTGTTTTATCCAGCCTGACTGACCCTTTGATACCCCTTGAGGAAGAAATGCACTCGGGTACGCTGATTACTTTTGAAGAAGATAAATCTATGGAACAAGCTTTTATTTCCGGCATTGCCTTTCAGCGCGATGAAGGTCGGATCGTCGTCGTTGGCGTCCCGGACACCCCGGGTATTGCCTATCAAATACTGGGCTCGATTGCCGATGCGAATATTGATGTTGATATGATTATTCAAAACCAGAGCGTAGAAGGCAAAACGGATTTTACATTTACCGTTGGCCGCAGCGACTATGCGCGCGCAATGGATATTCTGAATCAACACATCAAAGGCAAAGTCAACGCTCAACAAGTGCTGGGCGACCCGAAAGTCTCCAAAGTCTCGGTCGTTGGGGTTGGCATGCGTTCGCATGTTGGCATTGCCAGCAAGATGTTTCGCACCCTCTCGGAAGAAGGGATCAATATTCAAATGATCTCCACTTCAGAAATCAAAATCTCAGTGCTCATCGATGAGGAATATATGGAACTGGCCGTGCGCGCACTGCATAAAGCGTTTGAATTGGAGCAGGGGCAAAGTAAAGTTTAA
- a CDS encoding DMT family transporter, whose protein sequence is MNYKSFFFLFFLSALWGASFLFISMGVSTFGPTPLMAVRVTIAALFLLAILLYKHGVNSLHTLRANLWPLCVVGMLNAALPFVLFAYAELTISAGLTAVIMATAPLWGAVVARVWFKERLDLSRTIGLMIGFTGVVLLVWHHLPISVDILEETPDTSPILLAVLASLVASAMYGISANYTRHYLSTLKPLEIATGSMMCSAMALIPIAIIQWPSVSVPWQSWAVVATLGIACTAIAFIVYFHLIATTEPTYAISVMFLVPIFGVLWGMLFLGEKISVDMIASGSVILVGVLFSTGLVSRLYVSRKNWFRT, encoded by the coding sequence GTGAACTACAAATCATTTTTCTTTTTATTTTTCCTTTCGGCGCTCTGGGGCGCTTCGTTTCTTTTTATCAGCATGGGGGTTTCTACTTTCGGCCCGACTCCGTTGATGGCAGTACGTGTCACTATCGCCGCGCTCTTTTTGCTGGCAATTCTCTTATATAAGCATGGTGTCAACAGCTTACACACCCTACGTGCTAATCTCTGGCCATTGTGTGTAGTAGGCATGTTGAATGCCGCCTTGCCCTTCGTTCTATTTGCTTATGCCGAACTCACGATCTCTGCCGGGCTAACTGCCGTGATTATGGCGACAGCTCCCCTTTGGGGCGCGGTGGTTGCACGGGTATGGTTTAAAGAGCGCTTAGACTTATCCCGCACGATAGGCTTGATGATTGGTTTTACTGGGGTCGTGTTGCTGGTTTGGCACCACCTGCCTATCTCTGTAGATATACTTGAGGAAACGCCAGACACCTCGCCTATTCTACTGGCCGTCCTGGCTTCACTGGTGGCCTCAGCCATGTATGGCATCAGCGCTAACTATACGCGGCATTATTTAAGCACGCTAAAGCCCCTGGAGATCGCAACCGGCAGCATGATGTGCTCTGCCATGGCGCTGATTCCGATTGCCATTATTCAATGGCCAAGCGTCAGCGTACCCTGGCAGTCCTGGGCGGTTGTCGCCACCTTGGGCATTGCCTGCACGGCCATTGCGTTCATTGTGTATTTTCATCTGATTGCGACTACAGAGCCCACTTATGCCATTTCGGTGATGTTTTTAGTCCCTATTTTTGGCGTGTTGTGGGGCATGCTGTTTCTGGGAGAAAAAATATCCGTCGATATGATTGCTAGCGGCTCAGTCATTTTAGTCGGGGTACTATTCTCTACCGGGCTGGTGAGTCGTCTGTACGTTAGCCGGAAGAATTGGTTCCGGACTTAG
- the tilS gene encoding tRNA lysidine(34) synthetase TilS: protein MANSRKPPPSALLSVKAAEIKPVAQALSAALLPLHVNQTLAIAFSGGLDSTVLLHAAISCVGAEHCVALHIHHGLSPHADAWLAHCDALAAQFGVRFAARQIEINRKSGRGLEAAARDLRYAALDELCQVQQAQLLLLGHHADDQAETVLLQLLRGTGIAGLAAMPVLKEQKKSADSGLVAPALPASNLQAPPGAQATNRPSYMRPLLNVPRAALTAYARHYNLRWLEDESNTDLRYTRNALRHAVLPQIGAYFPAYQTALARAARHAADAQTLLDELAQLDLQRIAVQPNAYVLSHSALIALNQEHTLRTANVIRYWLRLLGLPAPSNARLDNLLKQLCAARADATIQLEHAGYQLRVYRDKVWWERTDRPQNQSRAAGVLASDANVLLKPSDATLHWSGQTAWPLVRWRGTLLFIASHSHDSHELASVPAALLHSAPLRASLRQGGERMRQLAPGPRRTLKNLFQEAGIPAWQRDVPCIYVGDRLLFVPYIGLNYEIPQLSDLAEAERVHLAWQPDPKSGTNSSG from the coding sequence ATGGCAAATTCAAGGAAACCACCACCATCGGCTCTGCTCAGCGTTAAAGCCGCTGAGATTAAGCCGGTAGCGCAGGCGCTCTCGGCCGCACTGCTGCCGCTGCATGTCAATCAGACACTGGCGATTGCATTTAGCGGCGGCCTCGACTCGACTGTCTTGCTCCATGCGGCAATTTCATGTGTCGGCGCTGAGCACTGTGTGGCCCTGCACATTCATCATGGCTTAAGTCCGCATGCTGATGCCTGGCTAGCTCACTGTGACGCATTGGCCGCGCAATTTGGCGTGCGTTTTGCCGCGCGTCAGATCGAGATCAATAGGAAGTCCGGCCGCGGTCTTGAAGCCGCTGCGCGGGATCTACGTTATGCGGCTTTGGACGAGCTTTGCCAGGTGCAACAGGCACAGCTCTTGCTACTGGGTCATCATGCGGATGATCAAGCTGAGACAGTCTTGCTGCAATTGTTACGCGGCACAGGGATCGCCGGACTGGCTGCGATGCCCGTGCTGAAAGAACAGAAAAAATCAGCGGATAGTGGGTTAGTAGCGCCTGCTCTCCCGGCCTCAAATCTTCAGGCGCCACCAGGCGCTCAAGCGACAAACCGGCCAAGCTATATGCGGCCATTACTCAATGTACCCCGCGCGGCACTGACAGCTTACGCGAGGCACTATAATTTGCGTTGGCTTGAAGATGAATCGAATACAGATTTGCGTTATACGCGTAATGCCTTGCGTCACGCAGTCTTGCCGCAGATTGGCGCCTATTTTCCGGCTTATCAGACCGCGCTGGCACGGGCCGCGCGGCATGCGGCAGATGCGCAAACTTTATTAGATGAGTTAGCACAACTCGATTTACAGCGTATTGCAGTGCAGCCCAACGCGTATGTGTTATCACACTCCGCGCTGATTGCGCTAAACCAAGAGCACACCTTACGCACGGCCAATGTAATCCGTTACTGGCTGCGTTTGCTTGGTTTGCCGGCGCCCTCAAATGCTCGGCTTGATAATCTACTCAAGCAATTGTGCGCGGCGCGAGCAGACGCTACGATCCAGCTAGAGCATGCTGGGTATCAGTTGCGGGTATATCGTGACAAAGTGTGGTGGGAGCGAACCGATCGGCCTCAAAACCAGTCTCGCGCAGCGGGCGTATTAGCGTCTGACGCCAATGTGCTATTGAAGCCGTCAGACGCAACCCTGCACTGGTCTGGACAAACGGCGTGGCCTCTGGTCCGCTGGCGTGGTACTTTACTTTTTATCGCCAGCCACAGCCATGACAGCCATGAGTTAGCCAGCGTGCCCGCTGCGTTACTCCATTCAGCGCCGCTGCGTGCCAGCCTGCGCCAAGGCGGCGAGCGGATGCGTCAATTGGCGCCAGGCCCTCGCCGCACTTTGAAAAATCTCTTCCAAGAAGCCGGCATCCCTGCCTGGCAGCGTGATGTACCCTGTATCTACGTGGGCGATAGGCTACTTTTTGTACCCTATATCGGTTTGAATTATGAGATTCCTCAATTAAGTGATTTAGCAGAAGCCGAGCGAGTGCATCTTGCATGGCAACCCGACCCTAAGTCCGGAACCAATTCTTCCGGCTAA
- a CDS encoding acetyl-CoA carboxylase carboxyltransferase subunit alpha, with amino-acid sequence MKTTFLDFEQPIAELETKIDELRFVQDDSAVDISEEIERLSKKSQQLTKDIYARLTPWQVVQIARHAQRPYTLDYVREVFTDFHELHGDRSFADDLSIIGGLARFNGQPCMVIGHQKGRDTKERALRNFGMPRPEGYRKAERLMRLAEKFGIPIFTFVDTPGAYPGIGAEERGQSEAIGRNLYVMAELKTPLIVTIIGEGGSGGALAIAVADSVLMLQFSTYSVISPEGCASILWKSAAKAPDAAEALSLTAHRLKALGLIDKIVNEPLGGAHRDPKAMAAFLRRALVDSLRQLQGMSLVDLRERRLERLMGYGKFKETTTIGSAQR; translated from the coding sequence ATGAAAACCACTTTTTTGGATTTTGAGCAGCCGATCGCTGAGCTTGAAACAAAAATCGACGAATTGCGCTTTGTGCAAGATGATTCGGCGGTTGATATTTCAGAGGAAATTGAGCGCCTGTCAAAGAAAAGCCAGCAGCTTACAAAAGATATCTATGCACGGTTGACACCTTGGCAGGTGGTGCAAATTGCTCGACATGCGCAGCGTCCCTATACGCTTGATTACGTCAGGGAAGTCTTCACTGATTTTCATGAGTTGCACGGGGATCGTTCGTTTGCCGATGATCTGTCTATTATTGGTGGTCTGGCGCGCTTTAATGGACAGCCCTGCATGGTAATTGGTCACCAAAAAGGGCGCGATACTAAAGAGCGCGCTCTGCGTAATTTTGGTATGCCTAGACCAGAGGGCTATCGCAAAGCCGAACGTTTGATGCGGCTTGCCGAGAAATTTGGCATCCCTATTTTTACCTTTGTGGATACGCCTGGCGCCTACCCTGGGATTGGCGCCGAAGAACGGGGACAATCCGAAGCCATTGGCCGCAATCTCTATGTCATGGCTGAATTGAAAACCCCGCTGATCGTGACCATCATTGGCGAGGGCGGCTCGGGCGGCGCGCTCGCGATTGCCGTCGCGGATAGCGTTTTAATGCTGCAATTTTCAACTTATTCGGTGATTTCTCCAGAAGGCTGTGCTTCAATTCTTTGGAAAAGCGCGGCCAAAGCGCCGGATGCGGCCGAAGCGCTGAGTCTCACCGCCCATCGTTTAAAGGCCTTGGGTTTGATTGATAAAATTGTCAATGAGCCTTTGGGGGGCGCGCACCGCGATCCCAAAGCCATGGCGGCATTCTTGCGCCGGGCGTTGGTCGATAGCTTGCGCCAGTTACAGGGCATGAGCCTAGTCGACTTGCGCGAGCGGCGCCTTGAGCGTTTAATGGGCTATGGCAAATTCAAGGAAACCACCACCATCGGCTCTGCTCAGCGTTAA